A part of Aegilops tauschii subsp. strangulata cultivar AL8/78 chromosome 2, Aet v6.0, whole genome shotgun sequence genomic DNA contains:
- the LOC109780603 gene encoding putative lipid-binding protein AIR1, producing the protein MARIAPLVLAALLSVLVAPSSACPSCPTPTTPPPPPPPKVKPPPPPSSVPCPPPPYSPAPTPPTPATPTPPAPSSPTGKCPVDVLKLVACVDALNGLVHAVVGAKASETCCPLLSGVADLDAALCLCTTIKAKVLNVKLVLPVAISVLVNQCGKHVPSSFQCPS; encoded by the coding sequence CCTCTCGTGCTGGCGGCGCTGCTCTCCGTGCTGGTCGCGCCCTCGTCGGCGTGCCCCAGCTGCCCGACCCCGACGacgcctcccccgccgccgccgccgaaggtgaagcccccgcccccgccgtcgtcCGTGCCGTGCCCCCCGCCGCCGTACTCCCCCGCGCCGACGCCCCCGACGCCGGCGACGCCGACCCCTCCGGCGCCGTCGTCGCCGACGGGCAAGTGCCCCGTGGACGTGCTGAAGCTGGTGGCGTGCGTGGACGCGCTCAACGGGCTGGTGCACGCGGTGGTGGGCGCCAAGGCCAGCGAGACCTGCTGCCCGCTGCTGTCCGGCGTGGCCGACCTCGACGCCGCGCTCTGCCTCTGCACCACCATCAAGGCCAAGGTGCTGAACGTCAAACTCGTGCTCCCCGTCGCCATCTCGGTGCTCGTCAACCAGTGCGGCAAGCACGTGCCGTCCTCGTTCCAGTGCCCTTCATAA